Proteins encoded in a region of the Chloroflexota bacterium genome:
- the mutL gene encoding DNA mismatch repair endonuclease MutL — protein sequence MTESEAARIRVLDPSVSERIAAGEVIERPASVVKELIENSLDAGATAISVEIRQGGLEMIRVSDDGTGIRREDVPLAFQRFATSKIASVSDLHRVRTLGFRGEALAAIAAVSRVDLRTRAREELEGTHATVQDGRTTVEPAASPAGCSVTVTNLYYNAPARRKFLKSPLREAELCRNTVVRYALAYPRVAFRFSADGRETLVAPAGTLQERVAVCLGREFAEESVSLQWTAADLRVHGIISRPSLGRARRQAQHFYVNGRPVRSGLLAIALERPYEGRLPFGRHPMAVVFIDMDPVYVDVNVHPTKAEVRFMHERSIYWALSQAVEEALNPFPRDGTPSAMEWPFGEYTQDTAYEQLREVGPGYHADSPLRAVGQLHNSYILAQSPEGLVVVDPHAAHEAILFERLLRGEHRQEVSPPFRLPITSREAAVLSEHLDVLADLGIEIEPFGKDVLILRSLPVSLARVPLADLITALIEEIASRRWSDATALRETLAARAACTAAIKAGDILSFDQMQKLVDEMAAHWSPAVCPHGRPAFITLSLEELERRFLRR from the coding sequence ATGACGGAATCAGAAGCTGCTCGTATCCGAGTTCTGGATCCCAGCGTCTCTGAGCGCATCGCGGCCGGAGAGGTCATCGAACGACCGGCCTCCGTCGTGAAGGAGCTGATCGAGAACTCCCTGGATGCCGGGGCCACCGCCATCTCGGTGGAGATCCGCCAAGGCGGGCTGGAGATGATCCGGGTATCCGACGATGGGACGGGGATCCGGCGGGAGGATGTGCCGCTGGCCTTCCAGCGCTTCGCGACATCCAAGATCGCCTCCGTGTCCGATCTCCACCGCGTGCGCACTTTGGGCTTTCGCGGCGAGGCCCTGGCCGCCATCGCGGCCGTCAGCCGTGTGGACCTACGCACGCGCGCCCGAGAGGAGCTCGAGGGCACTCACGCCACCGTGCAGGATGGCCGTACCACCGTTGAGCCGGCTGCCTCCCCGGCCGGGTGTAGTGTCACCGTCACCAACCTGTACTACAACGCCCCGGCTCGACGCAAGTTTCTGAAGTCCCCGCTGCGCGAGGCGGAGCTGTGTCGGAATACCGTGGTGCGCTACGCGTTGGCTTACCCGCGCGTCGCCTTCCGTTTCTCCGCGGATGGCCGGGAGACGCTGGTCGCTCCGGCCGGGACGCTACAGGAGCGGGTCGCCGTCTGCCTGGGCCGAGAGTTCGCGGAGGAGAGCGTCTCCTTGCAGTGGACGGCCGCCGATCTCCGGGTGCACGGGATCATCTCCCGCCCCTCCCTGGGCCGGGCGCGCCGTCAGGCCCAGCATTTCTACGTCAACGGACGTCCCGTCCGTTCGGGGCTGTTGGCCATCGCTCTGGAGCGCCCCTACGAGGGGCGGCTGCCCTTCGGCCGCCATCCCATGGCCGTCGTGTTCATCGACATGGATCCGGTCTATGTGGATGTGAACGTGCATCCCACCAAGGCAGAGGTGCGATTCATGCATGAACGGTCCATCTATTGGGCGCTCTCGCAGGCGGTGGAGGAGGCGTTGAACCCGTTCCCTCGGGATGGCACGCCCAGCGCGATGGAGTGGCCTTTCGGGGAGTACACCCAGGATACCGCGTATGAGCAGCTTCGCGAGGTCGGCCCGGGCTATCACGCCGATTCCCCGCTGCGGGCGGTGGGGCAGTTGCACAACAGCTACATCCTGGCCCAATCGCCGGAGGGGCTGGTGGTCGTCGATCCCCACGCGGCGCATGAGGCCATCCTCTTCGAGCGGTTGCTGCGCGGGGAACATCGCCAGGAGGTGAGCCCGCCCTTCCGCCTACCCATCACCTCGCGTGAGGCGGCCGTGCTCTCCGAGCATCTGGACGTGTTGGCCGATCTGGGCATTGAGATCGAGCCGTTCGGCAAGGACGTGTTGATCCTGCGATCCCTTCCGGTCTCCCTGGCACGGGTGCCGTTGGCCGACCTGATCACCGCCCTGATCGAAGAGATCGCCTCCCGGAGGTGGTCCGACGCAACCGCGTTGCGGGAGACGCTGGCGGCGCGAGCGGCCTGCACGGCCGCCATCAAGGCTGGCGATATCCTCTCCTTCGACCAGATGCAGAAGCTGGTCGACGAGATGGCTGCACACTGGTCCCCGGCCGTCTGTCCACATGGACGTCCGGCCTTCATCACCCTGAGCCTGGAGGAGCTGGAGCGGCGTTTCCTGCGCCGGTGA
- a CDS encoding SH3 domain-containing protein produces MASKSLQLNPWLLLLSLSLALLIMTGCQRVEDGKDLSPAEKEAQAVQIAADFAQDADLEQAQTRLHALDVPNAEQWLAMLAERYIHEGKDDAATDHLVALSMALGVKTATMARYATARFTATPVATHASTSAPEVSPTFTFTPVPPTATPTPVLPTPTPTVTPIPQAVVQADVLNVRSGPSTDYPIVGRLAAGDAVTITGQNAAGTWWQVCCAGEKSGWIYGALAESQGETGDVPVVRDVPPPPPTPTPLPPTATPVPQPQVDFRVASTRLLSIQENGGCVGMHNIFVTVIDAAGAPLDGIQVGRVWVPDDIKVTGADGKGPGRVVFDLFKHGDQVRVLNFSSETTRPLEVEDEKIPIPELIGAGYCPDEAECRRLINENRLCRYHYSWEVIFQRTW; encoded by the coding sequence ATGGCGAGTAAGTCGCTCCAGCTTAACCCTTGGCTCCTTCTCCTCTCCCTGTCCCTGGCCCTGCTCATCATGACCGGGTGTCAGCGCGTGGAGGACGGAAAGGATCTCTCACCCGCGGAGAAGGAGGCCCAGGCCGTACAGATCGCGGCGGACTTTGCTCAGGATGCGGATCTGGAGCAAGCACAGACCAGGCTTCACGCCCTCGACGTGCCCAACGCGGAGCAATGGCTGGCCATGTTGGCCGAGCGCTATATCCACGAGGGCAAGGACGACGCCGCGACCGATCATCTGGTGGCGTTGTCCATGGCACTGGGAGTGAAAACGGCCACGATGGCGCGCTACGCCACGGCCAGGTTCACGGCCACGCCGGTGGCGACGCACGCGTCCACCTCCGCGCCGGAGGTCTCCCCCACGTTTACCTTCACGCCCGTGCCGCCGACGGCAACGCCCACCCCTGTATTGCCCACCCCCACTCCCACGGTCACTCCCATCCCCCAAGCCGTGGTTCAGGCGGATGTGCTCAATGTGCGATCCGGCCCCAGCACGGACTACCCGATTGTGGGGCGACTCGCCGCCGGGGATGCGGTGACGATCACCGGACAAAACGCCGCGGGCACATGGTGGCAAGTCTGCTGTGCAGGCGAGAAGTCGGGGTGGATCTACGGGGCCCTGGCGGAGTCACAAGGCGAGACCGGCGACGTGCCGGTTGTGCGTGATGTCCCCCCACCGCCTCCGACGCCGACCCCCCTGCCCCCTACGGCAACGCCCGTGCCACAGCCGCAGGTAGATTTCCGCGTGGCCAGCACCCGGCTGCTGAGCATCCAGGAGAATGGCGGGTGTGTGGGCATGCACAACATCTTCGTGACCGTGATAGACGCCGCTGGAGCCCCGCTTGACGGCATCCAGGTTGGGCGCGTTTGGGTGCCCGATGACATCAAGGTGACCGGCGCTGATGGGAAGGGACCCGGCCGCGTCGTCTTCGATCTGTTCAAACACGGCGACCAGGTCCGCGTGCTGAACTTCAGCAGCGAGACCACCCGCCCCCTGGAAGTGGAAGACGAGAAGATCCCCATTCCGGAGCTCATTGGGGCCGGATATTGCCCGGATGAGGCGGAATGCCGCCGCCTCATCAACGAAAATCGACTCTGCCGCTATCACTACTCGTGGGAGGTGATCTTCCAAAGGACGTGGTAG
- a CDS encoding ParB N-terminal domain-containing protein codes for MMPGDNTFSRFASQQEFEKASRRAVVEELLAPIRGRSAALLPFDEVQRILRAHQQVDRGTQMIPLDRIVGSVGRYRDFTRAFLPRAGSSRQRWVNIHAAMDRLEVLPPIEVYQVGEVYFVKDGNHRVSVARASGLKEIEAYVTEIPLPEGITVTTSTDLEDLIRQVEYREFLQQTKLDEIRPGADVRLTESGRYSSLKEHIDVHRYYLGLERKGEVPYEEAVASWYDNVYMPIVRKIRELGVMREFPERTEADLYLWITHHREELRSHYGLEEPPQPDVAVAAFAKMHSDLPMQRMVKTLRRTISMALGAGPDGLRREEVIALPTEEGARSAIDSADRGAIPEEETDVSPVQLPTEWGWMDVVE; via the coding sequence ATGATGCCAGGCGATAACACGTTCTCCCGGTTCGCGTCACAGCAGGAGTTCGAGAAGGCCTCCCGACGCGCCGTTGTGGAGGAGTTGCTCGCTCCGATCAGAGGGCGTTCGGCGGCCTTGCTACCCTTCGATGAAGTGCAGCGGATTCTGCGCGCGCACCAGCAGGTGGATCGCGGCACACAAATGATCCCCCTGGATCGGATCGTCGGCAGCGTGGGGCGGTATCGGGATTTCACTCGGGCCTTCCTGCCCCGCGCGGGCAGCAGCCGTCAGCGTTGGGTCAATATCCACGCTGCCATGGACCGCCTGGAGGTGCTGCCCCCTATCGAAGTATACCAGGTTGGCGAGGTGTACTTCGTTAAGGATGGAAACCATCGGGTATCCGTCGCGCGCGCCAGCGGCCTGAAGGAGATCGAGGCGTATGTGACGGAGATCCCGCTCCCTGAGGGGATCACGGTCACCACGAGCACCGACCTGGAGGACTTGATCCGACAGGTGGAGTATCGCGAGTTTCTGCAACAGACGAAGCTGGACGAGATCCGTCCGGGGGCGGACGTACGGCTGACCGAGTCCGGCCGATACTCGTCACTGAAGGAGCACATCGACGTCCATCGTTACTACCTCGGCCTGGAGCGGAAGGGGGAGGTGCCCTACGAGGAGGCGGTCGCCTCCTGGTACGATAACGTGTACATGCCCATCGTTCGCAAGATCCGGGAGCTGGGGGTGATGCGGGAGTTCCCCGAGCGTACGGAGGCGGATCTGTACCTCTGGATCACCCATCATCGGGAGGAACTGCGTTCGCACTATGGGCTGGAGGAGCCACCTCAACCCGATGTGGCCGTGGCCGCGTTCGCCAAGATGCACAGCGATCTCCCGATGCAGCGGATGGTGAAGACGCTGCGCCGCACCATCTCTATGGCCCTGGGCGCCGGCCCCGACGGATTGCGTCGGGAGGAGGTGATCGCCTTGCCGACGGAGGAGGGGGCGAGGAGTGCCATAGATAGCGCGGATCGCGGCGCCATCCCGGAGGAGGAGACGGACGTCTCCCCGGTGCAGCTTCCCACCGAGTGGGGATGGATGGACGTCGTGGAATGA
- the pruA gene encoding L-glutamate gamma-semialdehyde dehydrogenase, translating to MLTPFRNEPLTDFSQPENVQAFQAALEKVGSELGQTYPIIIGGERIETSETFDSINPANPSQVIGRFAKADADLARRAVEVAAEAFETWKRIPPEVRARYLLKAAAIMRARKHEFSAWMVYEVGKSWVEADADTAEAIDMLEFYAREMIRLGGSQPVVPYPGREADLLYIPLGVGAVIPPWNFPNAIMTGMTSASLVTGNTVVLKPASTAPTIAYKLVEIFNEELLLPPGVLNFLPGPGSVIGDVLVTHPKTRFISFTGSKEVGLRIHELAAKPQPGQIWIKRTILEMGGKDAVVVDETADLDAAAEGIVVSAFGYQGQKCSAGSRAILVDSIYDSLLERVVERARKITVGPTVDQSNWMGPVIDQAAFNKIMDYIEIGHDEGKLVLGGHAINTPEGGYFIEPTIFADVDRNARIAQEEIFGPVLSVIRARDFDDALEIANGTEYGLTGALFSRDRLRLERARHEFHVGNLYFNRKCTGALVGVEPFGGFNMSGTDSKAGGSDYLLLFMQAKSISELL from the coding sequence ATGCTCACGCCATTCCGTAACGAACCCCTGACCGACTTCTCGCAGCCGGAGAACGTTCAGGCCTTCCAGGCCGCGCTGGAGAAAGTGGGCTCAGAACTGGGACAAACCTACCCGATCATCATCGGGGGAGAGCGGATAGAGACATCAGAGACCTTCGATTCCATCAATCCCGCCAACCCATCTCAGGTGATAGGCCGCTTCGCCAAGGCCGATGCGGATCTGGCCCGACGTGCTGTGGAAGTCGCCGCTGAGGCGTTTGAGACATGGAAGCGCATACCGCCCGAGGTGCGCGCCCGCTACCTGCTCAAGGCGGCTGCCATCATGCGAGCGCGCAAGCACGAGTTCAGCGCCTGGATGGTGTACGAGGTGGGGAAATCCTGGGTGGAGGCCGACGCGGACACGGCGGAGGCCATCGACATGCTCGAATTCTACGCCCGGGAGATGATCCGCCTGGGCGGATCCCAGCCCGTAGTCCCATATCCCGGCCGAGAGGCGGACCTGCTCTACATCCCATTGGGGGTCGGCGCGGTGATCCCCCCGTGGAACTTCCCCAACGCGATCATGACGGGCATGACCTCCGCCTCATTGGTGACGGGCAACACCGTCGTCCTGAAGCCTGCCAGCACCGCCCCCACCATCGCCTACAAACTGGTGGAAATCTTCAACGAGGAGCTGTTATTGCCTCCGGGCGTTCTGAATTTCCTCCCCGGCCCCGGAAGCGTCATCGGCGATGTCCTGGTCACCCATCCCAAGACCCGGTTCATCTCCTTCACCGGTTCCAAAGAGGTCGGATTGCGCATCCACGAACTGGCGGCCAAACCGCAGCCGGGTCAGATATGGATCAAGCGGACGATCCTGGAGATGGGCGGAAAGGACGCGGTGGTAGTGGACGAGACCGCCGACCTGGATGCCGCCGCGGAGGGAATCGTCGTCTCCGCGTTCGGATATCAGGGGCAGAAGTGCTCGGCCGGCTCACGCGCCATCCTGGTGGACAGCATCTACGACTCACTGCTGGAGCGGGTTGTGGAACGAGCGCGCAAGATCACTGTCGGCCCGACGGTCGACCAGTCCAACTGGATGGGGCCGGTCATCGATCAGGCGGCCTTCAATAAGATCATGGACTATATCGAGATCGGCCACGATGAGGGGAAACTGGTGTTGGGCGGTCACGCCATCAACACGCCCGAGGGCGGTTATTTCATCGAGCCCACCATCTTCGCCGATGTGGATCGAAACGCCCGCATCGCGCAGGAGGAGATCTTCGGCCCCGTGCTGTCCGTCATCCGGGCCCGCGATTTCGACGATGCGCTGGAGATCGCCAACGGCACCGAGTACGGCCTGACTGGCGCCCTCTTCAGCCGGGATCGCCTGCGGCTGGAGCGTGCCCGTCACGAGTTCCACGTCGGGAACCTGTACTTCAACCGCAAGTGCACCGGCGCCCTGGTCGGCGTGGAGCCATTCGGCGGATTCAATATGAGCGGAACGGACTCGAAGGCGGGCGGCAGCGATTACCTGCTGCTCTTCATGCAGGCGAAGTCCATCAGCGAGCTGCTCTAA
- a CDS encoding cyclic nucleotide-binding domain-containing protein: MNARILKETPLFSLLSEPDLERIAERLQPQELAQGEHLFNIGDEARALYIVRSGWVRLVSSGGDVLASLGPGSVIGEADLFRGHPRSTGAIAATPLELWELSDDDLTELITQHPPLGVALSRAFGGHVVQMEAYLTSRLHHVAGLEEVNEDDLAALARLLEPVDVPSGQVLFQAGDRPEALFIIESGKITLLPGEQGGEPKTLSEGQLFGEMALLTNKPHFYGAQAATDALLWMLGRDEFQMLIHRHSGLARALSKGLHAPLSSEDQAAAAEVLARMPLFEGLPHEVLSTIASRLLLLHMPAGEIIFSEGSRSDAMYLVESGEVELLQTSGQRQEALARIGPGGFFGEMALLTGRPRSATAMATQPTNLWVLYRNEFESLVVRHPAIATAVSRGLSERLAEAGEAHVERHLRHIRLLQGLPQEALREIAEFLRPMRYRQDEIIYRQGDPPDFLYLIESGRVVLLMEENGAEVPVATLDAGDFFGERAVLAEERRITSAQAATDVDVWLLRPSDFEMLSARYPKLALNLSRGLASRLSERGAQPAEPPPARESAAMAATRTSPAVTAAAPTPRPVSPTRPRADRARPRRQPRPRLEIDGVASWFRSLSLSAKIRLAVVLILLAWLLGVAAPSVLISTVGYASSALNSIGNVANPPVDPVNEEIQAIAMAPTTEELAEPTATYTPLPTDTPVPTDTPTPTPTPTNTPTATPTPIPTNTPTPRPTRPKPRPTPTPEPRAAAAAISWDGRLDQLGVGLRPANVAPGQPYWRLIEARWADERESEGRHHIFVNVLDEAGNRIVGQPIRIAWRDGSVIGKTEDKPPTEYSYNFQMYAAGNSYDVSIEGLPSDTVTGMGLGDIARRTWKIHTSFYLTFQRAVR; this comes from the coding sequence GTGAATGCCCGTATCCTGAAAGAGACGCCACTTTTCTCCTTGCTATCCGAACCCGACCTGGAACGGATAGCGGAGCGGCTGCAGCCTCAAGAGCTGGCCCAAGGTGAGCATCTCTTCAACATCGGTGACGAGGCGAGGGCCTTGTACATCGTCCGCTCGGGCTGGGTACGCCTGGTCTCGAGCGGGGGGGATGTGCTGGCCAGCCTGGGTCCCGGCAGCGTGATCGGAGAGGCGGACCTGTTCCGCGGCCATCCACGCTCTACCGGCGCCATCGCGGCGACCCCACTGGAGCTGTGGGAGTTGAGCGACGACGATCTCACCGAGCTGATCACGCAACATCCGCCATTGGGCGTCGCCCTCAGCCGGGCCTTCGGGGGACATGTGGTGCAGATGGAGGCCTACCTGACATCCAGGCTGCACCATGTGGCGGGGCTGGAGGAGGTGAACGAGGACGACCTCGCCGCCCTAGCCCGCCTCCTGGAGCCCGTCGACGTCCCCAGCGGACAGGTGCTCTTCCAGGCCGGGGATCGCCCCGAGGCCCTGTTCATCATCGAGTCAGGGAAGATCACCCTGCTGCCGGGCGAGCAGGGCGGCGAGCCGAAGACCCTGTCCGAGGGACAGCTCTTCGGCGAGATGGCGTTGCTCACCAATAAGCCACATTTCTATGGCGCTCAGGCGGCCACGGACGCGCTGTTGTGGATGCTGGGCCGCGATGAGTTCCAAATGCTGATTCACCGACATTCCGGGCTGGCCAGGGCCCTGAGCAAAGGGCTGCACGCCCCCCTCAGCTCGGAGGATCAGGCGGCCGCCGCCGAGGTCCTGGCCCGTATGCCGCTCTTCGAGGGGCTGCCGCACGAGGTGCTGAGCACCATCGCCAGCCGGCTGTTGCTGCTCCACATGCCGGCCGGCGAGATCATCTTCTCCGAGGGCTCCCGCTCCGACGCCATGTATCTGGTGGAATCGGGCGAGGTAGAGCTTCTGCAGACCTCCGGGCAACGGCAGGAGGCGTTGGCCCGCATCGGGCCCGGAGGCTTCTTCGGCGAGATGGCGTTGCTCACCGGGCGACCCCGCTCTGCGACGGCGATGGCGACGCAGCCGACCAACCTCTGGGTGCTCTATCGCAACGAGTTCGAATCCCTGGTCGTCCGCCATCCGGCCATCGCCACAGCGGTCAGCCGCGGCCTCTCGGAACGACTGGCGGAGGCGGGAGAGGCTCACGTGGAGCGGCACCTCCGTCACATCCGCCTGCTGCAAGGGCTACCCCAGGAGGCCCTGCGGGAGATCGCGGAGTTCCTGCGTCCGATGCGCTATCGTCAGGACGAGATCATCTACCGCCAGGGCGATCCCCCGGACTTCCTCTACCTGATCGAATCCGGGCGCGTCGTCCTCCTGATGGAGGAGAACGGCGCGGAGGTGCCGGTGGCGACGCTGGATGCCGGCGATTTCTTCGGAGAGCGCGCCGTGCTCGCCGAGGAGCGCCGGATCACCAGCGCGCAGGCGGCGACGGACGTGGATGTGTGGCTGCTCCGTCCCAGCGACTTCGAGATGCTCTCCGCTCGATATCCGAAGCTGGCGCTCAACCTGAGTCGCGGCCTGGCCTCCCGCCTGAGCGAGCGCGGGGCGCAACCAGCGGAGCCGCCCCCCGCCCGGGAAAGCGCCGCCATGGCGGCCACCCGGACATCCCCGGCCGTCACCGCTGCGGCCCCCACGCCACGCCCCGTCTCCCCAACGCGGCCTCGAGCCGACCGAGCGCGACCGCGCCGCCAGCCGAGGCCCCGCCTGGAGATCGACGGTGTGGCGAGCTGGTTCCGATCGCTGAGCCTGAGCGCGAAGATCCGGCTGGCGGTGGTCCTGATCCTGCTCGCCTGGCTCCTGGGGGTGGCCGCACCATCCGTGTTGATCAGCACGGTGGGCTACGCCAGCTCGGCGCTAAACAGCATCGGCAATGTGGCTAACCCGCCGGTGGATCCCGTCAACGAGGAGATCCAGGCCATCGCGATGGCCCCGACGACGGAGGAACTGGCGGAGCCGACGGCCACATACACGCCGCTGCCCACGGATACACCGGTGCCTACGGACACGCCGACGCCCACACCGACGCCCACGAACACGCCGACGGCCACGCCGACGCCGATCCCGACGAACACGCCCACGCCGCGGCCCACTCGTCCGAAGCCGCGTCCGACCCCGACGCCCGAGCCGCGAGCGGCAGCCGCGGCCATCAGCTGGGACGGCCGGCTGGATCAGCTCGGCGTGGGACTGCGGCCGGCCAATGTGGCGCCCGGGCAGCCTTACTGGCGGCTCATCGAGGCGCGATGGGCGGATGAGCGGGAATCCGAGGGGCGGCATCACATCTTCGTGAACGTCCTGGACGAGGCTGGCAACCGCATCGTCGGCCAGCCGATCCGAATCGCCTGGCGTGATGGGTCCGTCATCGGGAAGACGGAAGACAAACCGCCAACGGAGTACTCATACAACTTCCAGATGTACGCCGCAGGCAACTCATATGACGTCTCCATCGAGGGGTTGCCCAGCGACACCGTCACCGGCATGGGGCTGGGAGATATCGCCCGCCGCACCTGGAAGATCCATACGAGCTTCTATCTGACGTTCCAACGGGCGGTTCGGTAA